From Puntigrus tetrazona isolate hp1 chromosome 8, ASM1883169v1, whole genome shotgun sequence, the proteins below share one genomic window:
- the LOC122350660 gene encoding uncharacterized protein LOC122350660 → MVESSPGSPVEELAGLRRSSKCQTVCQNLFEAIRFFPPVPVSCLRNPTSQPGLIGLLLQLDGITYFWCPPPGLGVAATTCTRDFMATAPDVHVDNRGREHSPLRLNVSSLPRDPVKVLKISLTGVSAKHSQQTLMVRFGLPSLYSSDSQTSASEGTMRLLPWTWKTGPALYPLQGTGGFLGVCPTSPHVFCGFGEGIRPGSSLCPVESALGIRGNTAH, encoded by the exons atggtcgagtcctcCCCTGGGTCCCCGGTGGAAGAGTTGgcaggattgaggagatcctcaaa GTGTCAGacagtttgccagaacctctttgaggccatCCGTTTTTttccaccggtacctgtcagctgccttaGAAatcccacgagccaaccaggcctgataggactcctccttcagcttgacggcattaCTTACTTCTGGTGTCCACCACCGGGTTTGGGAGTTGCCGCCACAACATGCACCAGAGACTTTATGGCCACAGCTCCAGACGTCCACGTCGACAatagaggtagagaacatagtccacttaGACTCAATGtttccagcctccctcgggatccggtcaaagttctgaaGATCTCCCtaacaggggtctctgccaaacatTCCCAACAGACTCTTATGGTACGTTttggcctgccaagtctgtatTCGTCCGATAGTCAAACCTCAGCTTCAGAAGGAACAATGCGGCTTTTACCCTGGACATGGAaaactggaccagctctatacccacTTCAGggtactggagggttcctgggagtttgcccaaccagtccacatgtgttttgtggatttggagaaggcattcgaccagGTTCCTCACTGTGTCCTGTGGAGagtgctctgggaatacggggTAATACGGCCCATTGA